In the genome of Dickeya fangzhongdai, one region contains:
- the ubiE gene encoding bifunctional demethylmenaquinone methyltransferase/2-methoxy-6-polyprenyl-1,4-benzoquinol methylase UbiE: MVDDSEKTTHFGFRTVAKDDKEAMVAGVFHSVAAKYDLMNDLMSFGIHRIWKRFTIECSGVRRGQLVLDLAGGTGDLTAKFSRLVGDEGEVVLADINASMLKVGREKLRNHGVVGNVSYVQANAEALPFPDNFFDCITISFGLRNVTEKEKALRSMYRVLKPGGRLLVLEFSKPTVKALSKVYDAYSFHVLPRIGEMIASDAGSYRYLAESIRMHPDQETLKGMMVDAGFDSVDYFNLTSGIVALHRGFKF; this comes from the coding sequence ATGGTAGACGATTCGGAAAAAACGACACATTTTGGTTTTCGCACGGTGGCTAAAGACGATAAGGAAGCCATGGTCGCGGGTGTTTTTCATTCTGTGGCGGCCAAATATGACCTGATGAACGATCTGATGTCGTTTGGCATTCACCGCATCTGGAAACGGTTTACCATCGAATGCAGCGGTGTGCGCCGCGGCCAGCTCGTGCTGGATCTGGCTGGCGGCACCGGCGACCTGACCGCTAAATTCTCCCGTCTGGTGGGGGATGAAGGCGAAGTGGTGCTGGCGGATATCAACGCGTCGATGTTGAAAGTAGGACGCGAGAAACTGCGCAACCACGGTGTGGTGGGCAATGTCAGCTATGTTCAGGCCAATGCCGAAGCCCTGCCGTTTCCGGATAACTTTTTCGACTGCATCACTATTTCGTTCGGGTTGCGTAACGTAACCGAAAAAGAGAAGGCGCTGCGTTCCATGTATCGGGTGTTGAAGCCTGGTGGTCGCCTGCTGGTACTGGAGTTTTCGAAGCCAACCGTGAAAGCGTTAAGCAAGGTATACGATGCTTACTCTTTCCATGTGCTGCCCCGCATTGGCGAAATGATAGCCAGCGACGCCGGCAGCTACCGCTATCTGGCGGAGTCTATCCGTATGCACCCGGATCAGGAAACTCTGAAAGGGATGATGGTCGATGCCGGTTTTGACAGTGTGGATTACTTCAATCTGACCAGCGGTATCGTGGCGTTGCATCGCGGATTTAAATTCTGA
- the argB gene encoding acetylglutamate kinase, which yields MNPLIIKLGGVLLDSEEALERLFTALVTYRQQHQRPLVIVHGGGCLVDDLMKKLSLPVVKKNGLRVTPADQIDIITGALAGSANKTLLAWSIRHGINAVGLSLADGGSTVVTQLNDELGHVGKAEVGSPALLNTLLNAGYLPVISSIGITAGGELMNVNADQAATALAQTLGADLILLSDVSGILDGKGQRIAEMTAGKAEELIAQGIITDGMIVKVNAALDAARALGRPVDIASWRHAEQLPALFNGVSIGTRILA from the coding sequence ATGAATCCGTTAATTATCAAATTAGGCGGCGTATTACTGGATAGCGAAGAGGCGCTGGAGCGCCTGTTCACCGCGCTGGTGACCTACCGTCAGCAGCATCAGCGCCCGCTGGTGATCGTGCATGGCGGCGGTTGTCTGGTGGACGACCTGATGAAGAAACTGTCGCTGCCGGTGGTCAAGAAGAACGGCCTGCGCGTGACGCCCGCCGATCAGATCGACATCATTACCGGCGCGCTGGCCGGTTCCGCCAACAAAACCCTGCTGGCCTGGTCGATTCGTCACGGCATCAACGCCGTTGGCCTGAGTCTGGCGGATGGCGGCAGCACGGTGGTCACGCAACTGAACGACGAACTGGGGCACGTGGGTAAAGCCGAAGTCGGCTCTCCGGCGTTGCTCAACACCCTGCTGAATGCCGGTTATCTGCCGGTCATTAGCTCCATCGGCATCACTGCCGGCGGCGAACTGATGAACGTCAACGCCGATCAGGCCGCCACCGCGCTGGCGCAGACGCTGGGCGCCGACCTGATCCTGCTGTCCGATGTCAGCGGCATTCTGGACGGCAAAGGTCAGCGCATCGCGGAAATGACCGCCGGCAAAGCGGAAGAACTGATCGCGCAGGGCATTATTACCGACGGCATGATCGTCAAGGTTAATGCGGCGCTGGACGCGGCGCGCGCGCTGGGACGTCCGGTGGATATCGCCAGCTGGCGTCACGCCGAGCAGTTGCCGGCGTTGTTCAACGGCGTGTCCATCGGCACCCGTATTCTGGCGTAA
- the ppc gene encoding phosphoenolpyruvate carboxylase, giving the protein MNEQYSAMRSNVSMLGKLLGDTIKDALGANILERVETIRKLSKASRAGSETHRQELLTTLQNLSNEELLPVARAFSQFLNLTNTAEQYHSISPHGEAASNPEALATVFRNLKSRDNLSDKDIRDAVESLSIELVLTAHPTEITRRTLIHKLVEVNTCLKQLDHDDLADYERHQIMRRLRQLIAQYWHTDEIRKIRPTPVDEAKWGFAVVENSLWEGVPAFLRELDEQMDKELGYRLPVDSVPVRFTSWMGGDRDGNPNVTAEVTRRVLLLSRWKAADLFLRDVQVLVSELSMTTCTPELQQLAGGDEVQEPYRELMKTLRAQLTATLNYLDARLKGEQLVAPKDLLVTNEQLWDPLYACYQSLHACGMGIIADGQLLDTLRRVRCFGVPLVRIDVRQESTRHTDALAEITRYLGLGDYESWSESDKQAFLIRELNSKRPLLPRQWEPSADTQEVLETCRVIAETPRDSIAAYVISMARTPSDVLAVHLLLKEAGCPYALPVAPLFETLDDLNNADSVMIQLLNIDWYRGFIQGKQMVMIGYSDSAKDAGVMAASWAQYRAQDALIKTCEKYGIALTLFHGRGGSIGRGGAPAHAALLSQPPGSLKGGLRVTEQGEMIRFKFGLPEVTISSLSLYTSAILEANLLPPPEPKQEWHHIMNELSRISCDMYRGYVRENPDFVPYFRAATPELELGKLPLGSRPAKRRPNGGVESLRAIPWIFAWTQNRLMLPAWLGAGAALQKVIDDGHQNQLEDMCRDWPFFSTRIGMLEMVFAKADLWLAEYYDQRLVEEKLWSLGKQLREQLEKDIKAVLTISNDDHLMADLPWIAESIALRNVYTDPLNVLQAELLHRSRQQDTLDPQVEQALMVTIAGVAAGMRNTG; this is encoded by the coding sequence ATGAATGAACAATATTCCGCCATGCGGAGCAATGTCAGCATGCTGGGTAAATTGCTCGGCGACACCATCAAGGATGCGCTGGGCGCCAATATCCTTGAGCGTGTTGAAACAATCCGCAAGCTGTCCAAAGCCTCGCGAGCCGGCAGCGAAACACACCGTCAGGAACTGCTGACCACACTGCAGAACCTGTCCAACGAGGAACTGCTGCCGGTCGCCCGCGCGTTCAGCCAGTTCCTTAACCTGACCAACACGGCGGAGCAGTACCACAGCATTTCTCCGCACGGCGAGGCGGCCAGTAACCCGGAAGCGCTGGCGACGGTGTTTCGCAACCTGAAAAGCCGCGACAATCTGAGCGACAAGGACATCCGCGACGCGGTGGAATCGCTCTCCATCGAGCTGGTGCTGACCGCGCACCCGACCGAAATCACCCGCCGCACGTTGATCCACAAACTGGTTGAAGTGAATACCTGCCTCAAGCAGCTCGACCACGACGATCTGGCCGACTATGAACGCCATCAGATCATGCGCCGTCTGCGCCAGTTGATCGCCCAGTACTGGCATACCGATGAAATCCGCAAAATCCGCCCGACGCCGGTGGACGAAGCCAAGTGGGGCTTCGCGGTGGTGGAGAACAGCCTGTGGGAAGGGGTGCCGGCGTTCCTGCGCGAACTCGACGAACAGATGGACAAGGAACTCGGTTATCGTCTGCCGGTGGATTCGGTGCCGGTACGCTTCACCTCCTGGATGGGCGGCGACCGCGACGGCAACCCGAACGTGACCGCTGAAGTCACCCGCCGCGTACTGCTGTTAAGCCGCTGGAAAGCCGCCGATCTGTTCCTGCGCGACGTACAAGTACTGGTGTCCGAGCTGTCGATGACCACCTGTACCCCGGAGCTGCAACAGCTGGCGGGCGGCGACGAGGTGCAGGAACCCTACCGCGAGCTGATGAAAACGCTGCGCGCGCAGTTGACCGCCACCCTGAACTATCTGGACGCGCGTCTGAAAGGCGAGCAACTGGTCGCGCCCAAAGATCTGCTGGTCACCAACGAGCAGTTGTGGGATCCGCTGTACGCCTGTTACCAGTCGCTGCATGCCTGCGGCATGGGCATCATCGCCGACGGTCAGTTGCTCGACACCCTGCGCCGGGTACGCTGCTTCGGCGTGCCGCTGGTGCGTATCGACGTACGGCAGGAGAGCACCCGTCACACCGACGCGCTGGCGGAAATCACCCGCTATCTGGGGTTGGGAGACTACGAAAGCTGGTCGGAATCCGACAAACAGGCGTTCCTGATCCGCGAGCTTAACTCCAAGCGTCCGCTGCTGCCGCGTCAGTGGGAACCCAGCGCCGACACGCAGGAAGTGCTGGAAACCTGCCGGGTGATCGCCGAAACCCCACGCGATTCCATCGCCGCCTACGTGATCTCGATGGCGCGCACCCCGTCCGACGTGCTGGCGGTGCATCTGCTGCTGAAGGAAGCCGGCTGCCCGTACGCGCTGCCGGTGGCGCCGCTGTTCGAAACGCTGGACGACCTGAATAACGCCGACAGCGTCATGATCCAGTTGCTCAACATCGACTGGTATCGCGGCTTCATTCAGGGCAAACAGATGGTGATGATCGGCTATTCCGACTCCGCCAAAGACGCCGGGGTGATGGCCGCCTCCTGGGCCCAGTACCGCGCGCAGGACGCACTGATCAAGACCTGTGAGAAATACGGCATCGCGCTGACGCTGTTCCACGGTCGCGGCGGCTCCATCGGCCGCGGCGGCGCGCCGGCTCATGCCGCGCTGCTCTCCCAACCGCCGGGAAGCCTGAAAGGCGGCCTGCGCGTCACCGAACAGGGCGAGATGATCCGCTTCAAGTTCGGTCTGCCGGAAGTCACCATCAGCAGCCTGTCGCTCTACACCTCCGCTATTCTGGAAGCCAACCTGCTGCCGCCGCCGGAACCGAAGCAGGAATGGCATCACATCATGAACGAGCTGTCGCGCATTTCCTGCGACATGTACCGCGGCTACGTGCGGGAAAACCCGGACTTCGTGCCTTATTTCCGCGCCGCCACGCCGGAACTGGAACTGGGTAAACTGCCGCTGGGGTCGCGCCCGGCTAAACGCCGACCGAACGGCGGCGTGGAAAGCCTGCGCGCCATCCCGTGGATTTTCGCCTGGACCCAGAACCGCCTGATGCTGCCCGCCTGGCTGGGCGCCGGCGCCGCGCTGCAAAAAGTGATCGACGACGGTCACCAAAACCAGCTGGAAGACATGTGCCGCGACTGGCCGTTCTTCTCCACCCGCATCGGTATGCTGGAGATGGTGTTCGCCAAGGCCGACCTGTGGCTGGCGGAATACTACGATCAACGGCTGGTGGAAGAGAAACTGTGGTCGCTCGGCAAACAGCTGCGCGAGCAGTTGGAAAAAGACATCAAGGCGGTACTGACCATCTCCAACGACGACCATCTGATGGCTGACCTGCCGTGGATCGCCGAATCCATCGCGCTGCGCAACGTCTACACCGACCCGCTCAACGTGTTGCAGGCGGAACTGTTGCACCGTTCGCGTCAGCAAGACACTCTGGATCCGCAGGTAGAGCAGGCGCTGATGGTCACCATCGCCGGCGTCGCCGCCGGGATGCGCAATACCGGCTAA
- a CDS encoding tyrosine-protein phosphatase has translation MTLTSLLHPSLLPLDGGVNFRDLGGIRVADGRQVRRGRLFRSGALDMLSERDIDHLASVPVAHVVDYRDQDEASLRPDRLWSGARYHQVPANPLRHEVTASLETLGSEKLEAFDSRAFMLELYRRLPFGNPAYQHLVALLRQPDDGALVQHCAVGKDRTGIGSALVLFALGADEQTVMEDYLITESTLIPFRRQLLEDLASSLSEKALKRFDFVLSAREEFLVTALHTIRERHGSVDNWLEQDYGLDASVREGLRDKYLA, from the coding sequence ATGACTTTAACCTCATTACTGCATCCCTCGTTGCTTCCGCTTGACGGCGGCGTCAATTTCCGTGATTTGGGGGGGATCCGCGTGGCAGACGGGCGGCAAGTCCGGCGCGGCAGGCTGTTTCGCTCCGGCGCGCTGGACATGCTGAGTGAACGTGACATCGACCATCTCGCCAGCGTGCCGGTGGCGCACGTGGTGGACTATCGCGATCAGGATGAAGCCTCGCTGCGGCCCGACCGGCTGTGGTCCGGCGCCCGTTATCATCAGGTTCCCGCCAATCCGCTACGGCATGAAGTGACCGCCAGCCTGGAAACGCTGGGGTCGGAAAAACTCGAAGCGTTCGATTCCCGCGCTTTTATGCTGGAACTGTACCGTCGCCTGCCGTTCGGCAATCCGGCCTACCAGCATTTGGTGGCGTTGCTGCGCCAGCCTGACGATGGCGCGCTGGTGCAACATTGCGCGGTGGGCAAGGATCGTACCGGCATTGGTTCCGCGCTGGTGCTGTTCGCGCTGGGCGCGGATGAACAAACGGTTATGGAAGATTATCTGATCACCGAATCCACCCTGATTCCGTTCCGTCGCCAGTTGCTGGAAGATTTGGCGTCGAGCCTGAGTGAAAAGGCGCTGAAGCGCTTTGATTTCGTGCTTTCCGCCCGCGAAGAGTTTCTGGTGACCGCGCTGCATACTATCCGTGAACGACATGGCTCGGTGGATAACTGGCTGGAGCAGGATTACGGACTGGATGCGTCGGTGCGGGAAGGGCTGCGGGATAAGTATCTGGCGTGA
- the argE gene encoding acetylornithine deacetylase, producing the protein MKMNLPPFMELYRALIATPSISATERALDQSNETLINLLAGWFSDLGFHVDVQPVPGTFNKFNLLARLGEGSGGLLLAGHTDTVPFDDGRWTRDPFTLTEHDNKLYGLGTADMKGFFAFILDALRDVDAGKLTKPLYILATADEETTMAGAKYFSESTGIRPDCAIIGEPTSLQPVRAHKGHMSNVVRIQGQSGHSSDPSRGVNAIELMHEAISELMVLRNTLQERYHNPAFHIPYPTMNFGHIHGGDAANRICACCDLHMDIRPLPGMTLSDLNGLMSEALAPVSERWPGRLTISELHPPIPGYECPADHHLAQVVEKLVGQPTDVVNYCTEAPFIQELCPTLVLGPGSINQAHQPDEFIDMSFIKPTRTLITELVHHFCQH; encoded by the coding sequence GTGAAGATGAATTTACCCCCTTTTATGGAGCTGTACCGGGCATTGATCGCCACCCCGTCCATCAGCGCCACCGAGCGCGCCCTGGATCAAAGCAATGAGACCTTAATCAACCTGTTGGCGGGATGGTTTAGCGATCTGGGTTTTCATGTCGACGTGCAGCCGGTACCCGGCACCTTTAATAAATTCAACCTGCTGGCCCGACTGGGAGAAGGCAGCGGCGGGCTGCTGCTGGCCGGCCATACCGACACGGTGCCGTTCGACGACGGCCGCTGGACGCGCGACCCGTTCACCCTGACCGAGCACGACAACAAACTCTACGGGCTCGGCACCGCCGACATGAAAGGCTTTTTCGCCTTTATTCTCGATGCGCTGCGCGATGTGGATGCCGGTAAGCTGACCAAACCGCTGTACATTCTGGCGACCGCGGATGAAGAAACGACGATGGCAGGCGCCAAGTATTTCTCCGAATCGACCGGCATTCGCCCGGACTGCGCGATTATCGGCGAGCCGACGTCATTGCAGCCGGTGCGCGCCCACAAGGGCCACATGTCGAATGTGGTTCGTATTCAGGGCCAGTCCGGCCACTCCAGCGACCCGTCGCGCGGCGTCAACGCCATCGAACTGATGCACGAAGCCATTTCCGAACTGATGGTGCTGCGCAACACGCTGCAAGAGCGCTATCACAACCCGGCGTTCCATATCCCTTATCCGACCATGAACTTTGGTCACATTCATGGCGGCGACGCCGCCAACCGCATCTGCGCCTGCTGCGACCTGCACATGGATATCCGCCCGCTGCCGGGCATGACGCTGAGCGATCTCAACGGTCTTATGAGCGAAGCGCTGGCGCCGGTCAGCGAACGCTGGCCCGGCCGTCTCACCATCAGCGAACTGCATCCGCCGATTCCGGGTTACGAGTGCCCGGCGGATCATCATCTGGCGCAGGTGGTGGAAAAACTGGTGGGGCAGCCGACCGATGTGGTGAATTACTGCACCGAAGCGCCGTTCATTCAGGAACTGTGCCCGACGCTGGTGCTTGGCCCCGGCTCCATCAATCAGGCGCATCAGCCGGATGAATTTATCGACATGTCGTTCATCAAACCGACGCGCACGTTGATTACCGAGTTGGTGCATCACTTCTGCCAGCACTGA
- the argC gene encoding N-acetyl-gamma-glutamyl-phosphate reductase translates to MLNTLIVGASGYTGAELALYLNRHPQMNITALAVSAQSVDAGKRISDLHPQLKGIIDLPVQPLTDVADAAKGVDVVFLATDHKVSHDLAPQFLKAGCTVFDLSGAFRVQDPEFYTRYYGFEHQHADWLAQAVYGLAEWQADSIKQAQLIAVPGCYPTASQLALKPLVEGGLLNPNQWPVIDATSGVSGAGRKASMTNSFCEVSLQPYGIFNHRHHPEIATHLGIPVIFTPHLGNFPRGILATITCRLQPGVTAQDVAEAYHNAYHDKPLVRLYEKGVPALKSVVGLPFCDIGFAVQDEHLIVVATEDNLLKGAAAQAVQCMNIRFGFPETQSLL, encoded by the coding sequence ATGCTGAATACGTTGATCGTTGGTGCAAGTGGCTATACCGGCGCTGAGCTGGCCCTGTACCTGAACCGTCACCCGCAGATGAACATAACCGCTTTGGCGGTTTCCGCGCAAAGTGTTGATGCGGGAAAACGCATTTCCGACCTGCATCCCCAGCTTAAAGGCATTATTGACTTGCCGGTGCAGCCGCTGACCGACGTGGCCGACGCCGCCAAAGGCGTGGACGTGGTGTTTCTGGCCACCGACCACAAGGTGAGCCACGATCTGGCGCCGCAGTTCCTGAAAGCCGGCTGCACCGTGTTCGATCTTTCCGGCGCGTTTCGCGTGCAGGATCCTGAATTCTACACCCGTTACTACGGTTTCGAGCATCAGCACGCCGACTGGCTGGCGCAGGCGGTGTACGGTCTGGCGGAATGGCAGGCGGACAGCATCAAACAGGCGCAGCTGATCGCGGTGCCGGGTTGCTACCCGACCGCGTCCCAGCTGGCATTGAAACCGCTGGTGGAAGGCGGCTTGCTGAACCCGAACCAGTGGCCGGTGATCGACGCCACCAGCGGCGTCAGCGGCGCTGGCCGTAAAGCGAGCATGACCAACAGCTTTTGTGAAGTCAGCCTGCAGCCGTATGGCATTTTCAATCATCGCCATCATCCGGAAATCGCCACCCATCTCGGCATTCCGGTGATTTTTACCCCGCATCTGGGCAATTTCCCGCGCGGCATTCTGGCGACCATCACCTGCCGCCTGCAGCCGGGCGTTACCGCGCAGGACGTGGCGGAAGCTTACCACAACGCCTACCATGACAAACCGCTGGTGCGGTTGTATGAGAAAGGCGTACCGGCGCTGAAATCGGTGGTCGGTCTGCCGTTCTGCGACATCGGCTTCGCGGTGCAGGACGAGCACCTGATCGTGGTCGCCACCGAAGATAACCTGCTCAAAGGCGCGGCGGCGCAGGCTGTGCAGTGCATGAACATTCGCTTCGGTTTCCCTGAAACCCAATCCTTACTCTGA
- the ubiJ gene encoding ubiquinone biosynthesis protein UbiJ — translation MLIMPVLTAALETALNQLLFRDRSMKAARQRLHGKTLRVEVAELDTPLVLVFSEYRLDVMSQWSAQPDCLLQTRLSALVKLRDRQQLSALMRSGELVLEGDIQVAQQFVTLLDLAEFDPAEWLSPWLGDVVAQGLSQAVGNVAGALMRSACRQQQALSETVTEEWRLAPGKLEGLWFADEVDALAQSAETLSRRLAKLEGSP, via the coding sequence ATGTTGATAATGCCTGTGTTGACGGCGGCACTGGAAACAGCGCTCAACCAGCTGTTGTTCCGCGACCGGAGCATGAAAGCCGCCCGTCAGCGTTTGCACGGAAAAACGTTGCGAGTTGAAGTGGCGGAGCTGGATACGCCGCTGGTATTGGTTTTCTCCGAGTACCGTCTCGATGTCATGAGTCAGTGGTCGGCGCAGCCGGATTGCCTGTTGCAGACCCGCCTGTCGGCGCTGGTGAAACTGCGCGACCGGCAGCAATTGTCCGCGTTGATGCGTAGTGGCGAGCTGGTGCTGGAAGGCGACATTCAGGTTGCGCAGCAGTTTGTCACCTTGCTGGATCTGGCGGAGTTTGACCCGGCGGAGTGGCTGTCGCCCTGGCTGGGCGATGTGGTGGCGCAAGGGCTGAGTCAGGCGGTCGGCAACGTGGCCGGGGCGCTAATGCGCTCGGCGTGCCGCCAGCAGCAGGCGTTGTCGGAAACGGTGACCGAAGAGTGGCGTCTGGCGCCGGGCAAACTGGAAGGGCTGTGGTTTGCCGATGAAGTGGACGCTCTGGCGCAGTCGGCGGAAACCCTGTCCCGCCGGCTGGCAAAACTGGAGGGATCGCCATGA
- the argH gene encoding argininosuccinate lyase, whose protein sequence is MALWGGRFTQAADQRFKQFNDSLRFDYRLAEQDIIGSIGWSKALVTVNVLSAQEQQQLELALNALLKEVQADPDAILQSDAEDIHSWVEQKLIEKVGDLGKKLHTGRSRNDQVATDLKLWCKAQVSELAQAIRHLRAALVATAEANQDAVMPGYTHLQRAQPVTFAHWCLAYHEMLARDESRLEDTLKRLDVSPLGCGALAGTAYPIDREQLAGWLGFASATRNSLDTVSDRDHVLELLSDASIGMVHLSRFAEDLIFFNSGEAAFVELSDRVTSGSSLMPQKKNPDALELIRGKCGRVQGALAGMLVTLKGLPLAYNKDMQEDKEGLFDALDTWHDCLMMAALVLEGIQVKRPRCQEAAQQGYANATELADYLVAKGVPFREAHHIVGEAVVEAIRQGKALEALSLADLKQFSAVIEDDVYPVLSLQSCLEKRAAQGGVSPQQVARAIADAKQRLA, encoded by the coding sequence ATGGCTTTGTGGGGCGGACGGTTCACGCAGGCGGCAGATCAACGTTTTAAACAGTTCAACGATTCACTGCGGTTTGATTACCGTCTGGCGGAGCAGGACATCATCGGATCCATCGGCTGGTCCAAGGCGCTGGTGACGGTGAACGTACTGAGCGCTCAGGAACAGCAGCAACTGGAGCTGGCGCTCAACGCACTGCTGAAAGAGGTGCAGGCGGATCCCGACGCTATCCTGCAAAGCGACGCGGAAGACATCCACAGTTGGGTGGAGCAGAAACTGATCGAGAAAGTCGGCGATCTGGGCAAGAAACTGCACACCGGGCGCAGCCGTAACGATCAGGTCGCTACCGACCTGAAACTGTGGTGCAAGGCGCAGGTGAGCGAACTGGCGCAGGCGATCCGTCATCTGCGCGCCGCGCTGGTCGCTACCGCCGAGGCTAATCAGGATGCGGTGATGCCGGGGTATACCCATTTGCAGCGCGCGCAGCCGGTAACGTTCGCCCACTGGTGTCTGGCTTATCATGAAATGCTCGCGCGTGACGAGAGTCGTCTGGAAGACACGCTCAAGCGCCTGGACGTCAGCCCGCTGGGTTGCGGCGCGCTGGCAGGCACCGCCTATCCTATCGACCGCGAGCAACTGGCCGGCTGGCTGGGTTTTGCCTCGGCGACACGCAACAGTCTGGATACGGTATCCGATCGCGATCACGTGCTGGAACTGTTGTCTGACGCCTCCATCGGCATGGTGCACCTGTCGCGCTTCGCTGAAGACTTGATCTTCTTCAACAGCGGCGAAGCGGCGTTTGTCGAACTGTCCGACCGCGTGACCTCCGGCTCCTCGCTGATGCCGCAGAAAAAGAACCCGGACGCGCTGGAGCTGATCCGCGGTAAATGCGGACGGGTGCAGGGCGCGCTGGCCGGCATGCTGGTGACGCTGAAAGGCCTGCCGCTGGCGTACAACAAAGATATGCAGGAAGACAAGGAAGGGCTGTTCGACGCGCTGGACACCTGGCACGATTGCCTGATGATGGCGGCGCTGGTGCTGGAAGGCATTCAGGTGAAACGTCCGCGTTGTCAGGAAGCGGCGCAGCAGGGCTACGCCAACGCCACCGAACTGGCCGACTATCTGGTCGCCAAAGGCGTGCCGTTCCGTGAAGCGCACCACATCGTCGGTGAAGCGGTGGTGGAGGCCATTCGTCAGGGCAAAGCGTTGGAAGCGTTGTCGCTGGCGGATCTCAAACAGTTCAGCGCCGTGATCGAAGACGATGTGTATCCGGTGCTGTCGTTGCAGTCCTGTCTGGAAAAACGCGCCGCGCAGGGCGGGGTGTCGCCGCAACAGGTCGCGCGCGCCATCGCCGACGCAAAACAGCGTCTGGCGTAA
- the rmuC gene encoding DNA recombination protein RmuC, with protein MEISLFYGVGGGVVGLLLGWLAASLWQQQRQARHDTELQLQQQALEQARQQLIESQQMRRQDQQRLDQQTQELRMLHGQLAAGEEKLRQLAELREECVQLNQELRALREANGAQEAELREVTIRLEETRLAAEEKQRLLMNSEQRLSTQFENLANRIFEQSGHKVDQQNQQSMEKLLTPLREQLDGFRRQVQESFGAESKERHTLAHEIRNLQQLNARMAQEAINLTNALKGDNKTQGNWGEVVLSRVLESSGLREGHEYDTQVSVQTGNNSRLQPDVIVRLPHGKDVVIDAKMSLVAYERYFNSDNEVERAAALNEHLLSIRNHIRLLGSKDYQQLPGLRSLDYVLMFIPVEPAFLVAIDRQPDLITEALRHNIMLVSPTTLLVALRTINNLWRYEQQSRNAQLIAERASRLYDKLRLFVDDMAALGQGLDKAQASYRQAMKKLVSGRGNLIGQAEGFRALGVEIKRPVNVPVMQDEPLAYDELPALSQDLDDDAAECGTDDVHNGTAV; from the coding sequence GTGGAGATCTCCTTGTTTTATGGCGTCGGCGGCGGCGTGGTCGGCCTGCTGCTGGGTTGGCTGGCTGCCAGCCTGTGGCAGCAACAGCGTCAGGCGCGGCATGACACCGAATTACAGTTGCAACAGCAGGCGCTGGAACAGGCGCGCCAACAGCTGATTGAAAGCCAGCAGATGCGACGGCAGGACCAGCAGCGGCTGGATCAGCAGACGCAGGAACTGCGTATGCTGCACGGCCAACTGGCGGCTGGCGAGGAAAAGTTGCGGCAACTGGCGGAGCTGCGGGAAGAGTGCGTTCAGCTTAATCAGGAGCTGCGTGCGCTGCGCGAAGCCAACGGCGCACAGGAAGCGGAACTGCGCGAAGTGACGATCCGCCTTGAAGAAACCCGGCTGGCGGCGGAAGAAAAGCAGCGGTTGCTGATGAACAGCGAACAGCGGTTGTCCACCCAGTTTGAAAACCTTGCCAATCGCATCTTTGAACAGAGCGGGCACAAAGTGGACCAGCAAAATCAGCAGAGCATGGAAAAGCTGCTGACGCCGCTACGCGAACAACTGGACGGTTTTCGCCGTCAGGTGCAGGAGAGCTTTGGCGCCGAATCGAAGGAGCGACACACGCTGGCCCATGAGATCCGTAACCTGCAACAGCTTAACGCCCGTATGGCGCAGGAAGCCATCAACCTCACCAATGCGTTGAAAGGGGACAACAAAACCCAGGGCAACTGGGGAGAGGTGGTGTTAAGTCGGGTGCTGGAAAGCTCCGGGCTGCGCGAAGGGCATGAGTATGACACCCAGGTCAGCGTACAAACCGGCAACAACAGTCGCCTGCAACCGGATGTGATAGTCCGGCTGCCGCACGGCAAGGATGTAGTCATCGACGCCAAAATGTCGTTGGTGGCCTATGAGCGTTATTTCAACAGCGACAACGAGGTCGAGCGGGCGGCGGCGCTAAACGAGCATCTGCTGTCCATCCGCAATCATATCCGGCTGCTGGGCAGTAAAGACTACCAGCAACTGCCGGGGTTGCGTTCGCTCGACTATGTACTGATGTTCATCCCGGTCGAGCCGGCGTTTCTGGTGGCGATCGACCGCCAGCCTGATCTGATTACCGAGGCACTGCGTCACAATATTATGCTGGTCAGCCCCACGACTTTGCTGGTAGCGTTACGGACAATTAACAATCTCTGGCGTTACGAGCAGCAAAGCCGCAATGCGCAACTGATCGCCGAACGGGCGTCCCGGCTGTATGACAAACTGCGTTTGTTCGTTGACGATATGGCCGCGCTGGGGCAGGGGCTGGACAAAGCGCAGGCCAGTTACCGTCAGGCGATGAAAAAGCTGGTGTCCGGGCGTGGCAACCTGATCGGTCAGGCCGAAGGGTTTCGTGCGCTGGGGGTGGAGATTAAGCGGCCGGTCAACGTGCCTGTAATGCAAGACGAACCGTTGGCGTATGATGAGTTGCCCGCGCTGTCGCAGGATCTGGATGACGATGCGGCTGAATGCGGTACGGATGATGTGCACAACGGCACGGCGGTATGA